The Clostridium sporogenes genome contains a region encoding:
- a CDS encoding SMI1/KNR4 family protein translates to MFDDNILKNLWNDCDYSYKEYISDYPTDEIIKQVEQEILYKLPESYIELMRIHNGGLLKKDAIRTETPTSWAEDHIGITGLFSIALDKSCSLCGEFGSRFWIEEWEYPDIGVAIADCPSAGHDMIFLDYRECGPKGEPSVVHIDQEYDYAITKLADNFKKFICNLISEEEFDLEDESLGNGSYIS, encoded by the coding sequence ATGTTTGATGATAATATATTGAAAAATCTTTGGAATGATTGTGATTATTCATATAAAGAATATATATCTGACTATCCTACAGATGAAATAATAAAACAGGTAGAGCAGGAAATATTGTACAAATTGCCTGAATCATATATAGAGTTAATGCGTATTCATAATGGAGGACTTCTCAAGAAAGATGCTATTCGTACAGAAACTCCTACAAGCTGGGCAGAAGATCACATAGGTATAACAGGATTATTTAGTATTGCTTTAGACAAATCATGTTCATTGTGTGGAGAATTTGGAAGTAGATTTTGGATTGAAGAGTGGGAATATCCTGACATTGGGGTTGCAATAGCTGATTGTCCATCAGCTGGACATGATATGATATTTTTAGATTATAGGGAATGCGGACCTAAAGGGGAACCAAGTGTTGTACATATTGATCAGGAATATGATTATGCAATAACTAAATTAGCAGATAATTTTAAAAAGTTTATTTGTAATTTAATTAGTGAAGAGGAATTTGATTTAGAGGATGAGTCATTAGGAAATGGCTCTTACATATCATAG
- a CDS encoding DMT family transporter, translated as MKIARIEFLLSMLIVGSIGLFVRSIPFSSAQIALVRGILGCAFVFVFSLMSGHKISGKNIKANLWILIASGIALSVNWILLFQAYKYTTISNATICYYFAPVLVMILSPLILKEPLSVLKVLCIVAALVGLACITGVSQKAGANDFVGILYGLGSAVLYATVIFLNKCLKDIKGIESSIVQLGVSAISLLAYVLMSEGFKLDEITVTPIVLLFIVGVIHTGVVYLLYFSSMRELSAQSVAALSYIDPVVAILLASIFLHEKMTIVQIIGGILILGTTFFNEIYAQKKKTSNIL; from the coding sequence ATGAAGATAGCAAGGATTGAATTTCTTTTGTCAATGTTAATTGTAGGAAGCATTGGTTTGTTCGTTAGGAGTATTCCATTCTCATCTGCGCAGATTGCACTGGTAAGAGGCATATTGGGCTGTGCATTTGTCTTTGTTTTTAGTTTAATGTCAGGTCACAAGATAAGTGGAAAGAATATAAAGGCAAACCTATGGATTTTGATTGCTTCAGGTATTGCACTCAGTGTAAACTGGATTCTTCTTTTTCAAGCTTATAAGTACACAACCATATCCAATGCCACCATATGTTACTACTTCGCTCCTGTACTTGTAATGATTCTATCTCCACTCATTTTGAAGGAGCCATTAAGTGTATTAAAGGTACTGTGTATCGTTGCTGCCTTAGTGGGACTGGCTTGTATTACAGGGGTAAGCCAAAAAGCCGGTGCCAATGATTTTGTAGGTATTCTATACGGTCTTGGATCAGCGGTTCTTTATGCAACTGTAATATTCTTAAATAAGTGCTTGAAGGATATTAAAGGAATTGAAAGCTCTATTGTACAATTAGGGGTTTCAGCTATTTCACTGCTTGCCTACGTACTTATGAGCGAAGGATTTAAGCTTGACGAAATAACAGTAACACCGATTGTATTGCTTTTCATTGTAGGTGTCATACATACTGGAGTTGTTTATCTATTATATTTTTCATCTATGCGAGAACTTTCCGCTCAGAGCGTAGCAGCTTTAAGTTATATTGATCCGGTAGTCGCTATCCTTTTAGCATCCATATTTCTGCATGAAAAAATGACGATTGTACAGATAATTGGTGGTATTCTGATACTTGGGACAACCTTTTTCAATGAAATATATGCTCAAAAAAAGAAGACTAGCAATATTCTATAG
- a CDS encoding TfoX/Sxy family protein: protein MGELSKLPNIGKEIESQLNKVGIFSYDELKDIGTEQAWLKIQEIDSSACIHRLLALEGAIQGVKKTALPEERKAELKDFYNWHKCK from the coding sequence ATGGGAGAATTATCAAAATTACCTAATATTGGAAAAGAGATTGAAAGCCAGTTGAATAAAGTAGGTATATTTAGTTATGATGAATTAAAGGATATTGGCACAGAACAAGCATGGCTGAAAATACAAGAAATTGATTCTTCTGCGTGTATTCATAGATTGTTAGCACTGGAAGGTGCAATTCAAGGTGTTAAGAAAACAGCCTTACCAGAGGAACGAAAAGCAGAGCTAAAAGATTTTTATAATTGGCATAAATGTAAGTAG
- a CDS encoding helix-turn-helix transcriptional regulator produces the protein MYEWQKQIQIIVDEIDKCIKNYNDEALTLRFLSRRLGYSKFYTTRKFKEISGMQFRDYLRHRKLAFALKEVRDSEKSILDIAFDYGFSSHEAFTRAFKGTYGVTPSEYRKKPKPVVLRTKINPFDRYFLGLGEIGMMKSTDNVKIYFVTIPAHKFLHIKNYESNGYWDFWQKQSLIPGQDCETICGLLDSIKGKLDDDGGSESNSGSGQIMAYINDPDGRLCDWGIPRTECYGVRLPFDYKGEVPPQMLMIDVPEAEYIVFEYGPFDYEQENRSVEEKIEKAMATFDFAGTGYCFDTSPGRIIYFYFNPERFFKYIRPVRK, from the coding sequence ATGTACGAATGGCAGAAGCAAATTCAAATAATCGTTGATGAAATTGACAAATGTATTAAAAATTATAATGATGAAGCCTTGACACTACGCTTTCTTTCTCGCAGGCTGGGTTATTCAAAATTTTATACAACGAGAAAATTCAAAGAAATATCGGGTATGCAATTTAGGGATTATCTGCGGCATAGAAAATTAGCCTTTGCACTAAAAGAGGTTCGGGATAGTGAAAAAAGCATTTTGGATATTGCCTTTGATTATGGTTTTTCATCACATGAAGCTTTTACCAGAGCTTTCAAGGGAACATATGGTGTAACTCCAAGTGAATACCGAAAAAAGCCTAAGCCTGTGGTTCTTCGTACAAAAATAAACCCTTTCGACCGCTACTTTTTAGGATTAGGAGAGATTGGTATGATGAAATCTACAGATAATGTTAAAATTTATTTTGTAACCATTCCCGCACACAAATTTTTACACATTAAAAACTATGAGAGTAATGGATATTGGGATTTTTGGCAAAAGCAAAGTCTTATTCCGGGACAGGACTGCGAAACAATTTGCGGTTTACTTGATAGTATCAAGGGAAAATTGGATGATGATGGTGGGAGCGAATCTAACAGTGGTAGCGGTCAGATTATGGCGTACATTAATGACCCGGACGGAAGACTCTGCGATTGGGGTATTCCACGTACAGAGTGTTATGGTGTACGTCTTCCTTTTGATTATAAAGGCGAAGTTCCACCACAAATGCTTATGATTGATGTTCCCGAAGCCGAGTACATTGTTTTTGAATATGGGCCATTCGATTATGAGCAGGAAAATCGTAGTGTGGAGGAAAAGATTGAAAAGGCAATGGCAACTTTTGATTTTGCAGGCACTGGTTACTGCTTTGATACTTCCCCCGGTAGAATAATTTACTTTTATTTTAATCCGGAACGTTTTTTTAAGTATATCAGACCAGTGCGTAAGTAA